The Montipora capricornis isolate CH-2021 chromosome 3, ASM3666992v2, whole genome shotgun sequence genome window below encodes:
- the LOC138041596 gene encoding uncharacterized protein isoform X2: MKRMKKDCGLFVDRLKVNREQAEINNKEGRTRKKPTKLLDYAADPVEEVNSSPAKITERVRENPSPGEETSDSGGKHDIIRSRTELRVQKQDNSFPAGAQKPPRNCKRSFMPVSDSEESFSGETRSVSSSDECKSPKTKIKKLKKLKSTEQQPPVKKKNASKVKKLRPKSQKKLIEENADLQSAAIGKELSERLKMKVHRFYGRESIEFELTVDRVMTLADLRKTMSSATGIPSADLRMMIIRCQPCEFQAQTVIRDEIWSPKDIIVGVVSNLSERRRQPDPADDGSGPISPVTPIPRKAALEESLSFFVLYYQTDSWSPS; the protein is encoded by the coding sequence ATGAAACGTATGAAAAAAGATTGTGGGCTGTTTGTCGATCGTCTTAAAGTCAACAGAGAGCAGGCAGAAATAAACAACAAAGAGGGCAGAACACGAAAAAAACCAACGAAATTACTCGACTACGCAGCAGATCCAGTTGAAGAAGTGAATAGCAGTCCCGCCAAAATCACAGAAAGAGTGAGGGAGAATCCATCACCGGGAGAGGAGACTTCTGATTCGGGGGGAAAGCATGACATCATTAGAAGTAGGACGGAATTAAGGGTCCAAAAACAGGACAACAGTTTTCCTGCAGGGGCCCAGAAGCCACCAAGAAACTGCAAGCGATCATTTATGCCAGTCTCTGACTCGGAGGAATCATTTAGCGGCGAAACAAGGTCAGTGTCAAGCTCAGACGAGTGCAAGTCACCAAAAACTAAgattaaaaaactgaaaaagctgaaatcaaCCGAGCAACAACcaccagtaaaaaaaaaaaatgcttcaaAAGTAAAGAAATTACGACCGAAGTCCCAAAAGAAGCTCATTGAAGAAAATGCAGACCTGCAGTCCGCCGCAATTGGAAAAGAGCTAAGCGAGCGCTTGAAAATGAAGGTACACCGATTTTATGGACGCGAAAGCATCGAGTTTGAACTAACTGTTGATCGTGTCATGACCCTTGCGGACTTGCGAAAAACAATGTCTTCTGCTACTGGTATCCCAAGTGCAGATTTGCGGATGATGATTATTAGATGCCAACCCTGTGAATTTCAAGCACAAACTGTGATACGAGACGAGATATGGTCACCAAAGGATATCATTGTTGGAGTTGTCAGTAACTTGTCAGAGCGCAGAAGACAGCCTGATCCCGCCGATGATGGGTCTGGACCAATTTCTCCTGTTACGCCGATCCCTCGTAAGGCCGCACTGGAGGAAAGCTTGTCCTTTTTCGTCCTTTATTATCAAACAGACAGTTGGTCGCCCAGTTAG
- the LOC138041596 gene encoding uncharacterized protein isoform X1 yields the protein MYRFIRTRISQRGKSQVSGPFLISSSRIRKSEDTDNLSELGTVEVTWDVVDSFGNLKEDYYDGVCLMKRMKKDCGLFVDRLKVNREQAEINNKEGRTRKKPTKLLDYAADPVEEVNSSPAKITERVRENPSPGEETSDSGGKHDIIRSRTELRVQKQDNSFPAGAQKPPRNCKRSFMPVSDSEESFSGETRSVSSSDECKSPKTKIKKLKKLKSTEQQPPVKKKNASKVKKLRPKSQKKLIEENADLQSAAIGKELSERLKMKVHRFYGRESIEFELTVDRVMTLADLRKTMSSATGIPSADLRMMIIRCQPCEFQAQTVIRDEIWSPKDIIVGVVSNLSERRRQPDPADDGSGPISPVTPIPRKAALEESLSFFVLYYQTDSWSPS from the exons ATGTACCGCTTCATCCGGACAAG AATTTCCCAACGAGGAAAATCACAAGTCTCGGGGCCATTTTTAATTAGTAGTTCACGAATAAGGAAAAGTGAAGACACTGACAATTTGTCCGAACTGGGAACAGTGGAGGTTACGTGGGACGTCGTGGATTCTTTTGGAAATCTGAAAGAAGATTACTATGATGGCGTATGTCTAATGAAACGTATGAAAAAAGATTGTGGGCTGTTTGTCGATCGTCTTAAAGTCAACAGAGAGCAGGCAGAAATAAACAACAAAGAGGGCAGAACACGAAAAAAACCAACGAAATTACTCGACTACGCAGCAGATCCAGTTGAAGAAGTGAATAGCAGTCCCGCCAAAATCACAGAAAGAGTGAGGGAGAATCCATCACCGGGAGAGGAGACTTCTGATTCGGGGGGAAAGCATGACATCATTAGAAGTAGGACGGAATTAAGGGTCCAAAAACAGGACAACAGTTTTCCTGCAGGGGCCCAGAAGCCACCAAGAAACTGCAAGCGATCATTTATGCCAGTCTCTGACTCGGAGGAATCATTTAGCGGCGAAACAAGGTCAGTGTCAAGCTCAGACGAGTGCAAGTCACCAAAAACTAAgattaaaaaactgaaaaagctgaaatcaaCCGAGCAACAACcaccagtaaaaaaaaaaaatgcttcaaAAGTAAAGAAATTACGACCGAAGTCCCAAAAGAAGCTCATTGAAGAAAATGCAGACCTGCAGTCCGCCGCAATTGGAAAAGAGCTAAGCGAGCGCTTGAAAATGAAGGTACACCGATTTTATGGACGCGAAAGCATCGAGTTTGAACTAACTGTTGATCGTGTCATGACCCTTGCGGACTTGCGAAAAACAATGTCTTCTGCTACTGGTATCCCAAGTGCAGATTTGCGGATGATGATTATTAGATGCCAACCCTGTGAATTTCAAGCACAAACTGTGATACGAGACGAGATATGGTCACCAAAGGATATCATTGTTGGAGTTGTCAGTAACTTGTCAGAGCGCAGAAGACAGCCTGATCCCGCCGATGATGGGTCTGGACCAATTTCTCCTGTTACGCCGATCCCTCGTAAGGCCGCACTGGAGGAAAGCTTGTCCTTTTTCGTCCTTTATTATCAAACAGACAGTTGGTCGCCCAGTTAG